One genomic segment of Arthrobacter sp. zg-Y1110 includes these proteins:
- the groES gene encoding co-chaperone GroES yields the protein MSVSIKPLEDRIVVRPLEAEQTTASGLVIPDTAKEKPQEGEVVAVGPGRVDDNGNRIPVDVAEGDVVIYSKYGGTEVKHGGQEYLVLSARDVLAVVVK from the coding sequence GTGTCGGTCTCTATTAAGCCCCTTGAGGATCGTATTGTTGTCCGCCCCCTCGAAGCCGAGCAGACCACTGCTTCCGGCCTGGTAATCCCGGACACTGCAAAGGAAAAGCCCCAGGAGGGTGAAGTAGTTGCAGTTGGACCCGGCCGCGTTGATGACAACGGCAACCGCATCCCGGTTGACGTTGCCGAAGGCGACGTAGTCATTTACTCCAAGTACGGCGGAACCGAAGTCAAGCACGGCGGCCAGGAATACCTGGTGCTGTCCGCCCGCGACGTGCTGGCCGTCGTCGTAAAGTAG
- a CDS encoding siderophore ABC transporter substrate-binding protein — protein sequence MITKSRLLAGTALVSLLALSACSTEAAEADVESAQASTVTVEHAQGSTEVPVNPETVYTFDLGALDTMDALDIDVDGVPAANFPQSLSQYGAEEITKIGSMKEPDFEAINAGAPDLIIISGRVADSYEELSKIAPTIDLSVDNADSWNSFKENTQTLGTIFEKEDLVEEKLGALEGKVEDTKELAADAGNGLIVMTSGGEMTAYGAGSRFGIIHDVLGLEPAAEVKGEGKHGESVSFNYIADTNPDHLFVIDRDVAVGTSGEAASAVLDNDLVKSTKAAQNGNITMLDSASWYLVGYGLNNVDTMVNTVHDAL from the coding sequence ATGATCACCAAGTCCCGCCTGCTGGCCGGAACCGCCCTTGTGTCCCTCCTCGCGCTCAGCGCCTGCTCCACTGAAGCAGCAGAGGCGGACGTCGAGTCCGCACAGGCCTCAACCGTGACGGTCGAGCACGCCCAGGGAAGCACCGAAGTTCCGGTGAACCCGGAGACCGTGTACACCTTCGACCTCGGCGCCCTCGACACCATGGATGCCCTCGACATTGACGTCGACGGCGTGCCTGCCGCCAACTTCCCTCAGAGCCTCTCCCAGTACGGCGCCGAAGAGATCACCAAGATCGGCAGCATGAAGGAGCCCGACTTCGAAGCGATCAACGCCGGCGCTCCGGACCTGATCATCATTTCCGGCCGGGTTGCCGATTCTTACGAAGAATTAAGCAAGATTGCCCCCACCATCGACCTCAGCGTCGATAACGCCGATTCCTGGAACTCCTTCAAGGAAAACACCCAGACCCTCGGCACGATCTTCGAAAAGGAAGACCTGGTTGAAGAGAAGCTGGGCGCCCTTGAAGGCAAGGTCGAAGACACCAAGGAACTGGCCGCCGACGCCGGCAACGGCCTGATCGTTATGACCAGCGGCGGGGAAATGACCGCCTACGGCGCAGGCTCGCGGTTCGGCATCATCCACGACGTCCTGGGCCTGGAACCGGCCGCCGAAGTCAAGGGCGAAGGTAAGCACGGCGAATCCGTTTCCTTCAACTACATTGCGGATACCAATCCGGACCACCTGTTCGTCATTGACCGCGACGTAGCCGTCGGCACCTCCGGCGAAGCCGCCTCCGCCGTGCTCGACAACGATCTGGTCAAGAGCACCAAGGCTGCCCAGAACGGAAACATCACCATGCTGGACTCCGCCAGCTGGTACCTGGTCGGATACGGCCTGAACAACGTGGACACCATGGTTAACACCGTCCACGACGCTCTCTAG
- the guaB gene encoding IMP dehydrogenase — translation MSQQYPEHDPFGFVGLTYDDVLLLPGPTDVIPSEADTSSRLSKRITVQTPLLSAAMDTVTESRMAIAMARQGGLGVIHRNLSIADQAEHVDRVKRSESGMITNPVTISPDATLQELDDLCAHFRVSGLPVVDTENTLLGIVTNRDTRFIPRADYPSRKVEEVMTRMPLITGRVGISAAETMELLGKNRIEKLPLVDDAGKLQGLITVKDFDKAEQYPLATKDDEGRLRVGAAIGFFGDGYERAMSMVEAGVDILVVDTANGHSAGVLEMIARLKKDPAAAHVDIIGGQAATREGAQALIDAGADAVKVGVGPGSICTTRVVAGVGVPQITAIYEASKAAIPAGVPLIADGGLQYSGDIGKAIVAGADTVMLGGLLAGSAESPGDLVFVNGKQFKSYRGMGSLGAMQSRGKNTSYSKDRYFQADVPSDEKLIPEGIEGQVPYRGPLSAVAHQLVGGLRQTMFYTGARTIEELKAKGKFVRITPAGLKESHPHDIMMTAEAPNYGRR, via the coding sequence TTGAGTCAGCAGTACCCAGAACACGATCCGTTCGGCTTCGTCGGCCTGACCTACGACGACGTCCTCCTGCTGCCTGGCCCGACGGATGTCATTCCCTCTGAAGCCGACACCAGTTCCCGGCTGTCCAAGCGCATCACCGTGCAGACCCCGCTGCTTTCCGCCGCGATGGACACGGTCACCGAATCCCGCATGGCCATCGCCATGGCCCGGCAGGGCGGCCTCGGCGTGATCCACCGGAACCTCTCCATTGCCGACCAGGCGGAGCATGTTGACCGGGTCAAGCGCAGCGAATCCGGCATGATCACCAACCCGGTGACGATTTCCCCCGACGCCACCCTGCAGGAACTCGACGACCTCTGTGCGCATTTCCGTGTTTCGGGCCTGCCGGTGGTGGATACCGAAAACACCCTGCTGGGCATTGTCACCAACCGCGACACCCGCTTCATTCCGCGTGCCGACTACCCAAGCCGCAAGGTCGAAGAGGTCATGACCCGCATGCCGCTCATCACCGGCCGGGTGGGCATCAGCGCCGCAGAAACCATGGAGCTGCTGGGCAAGAACCGGATCGAGAAACTGCCGCTGGTGGACGACGCCGGCAAGCTGCAGGGATTGATCACCGTCAAGGACTTCGACAAGGCCGAGCAGTACCCGCTGGCCACCAAGGATGACGAGGGCCGCCTGCGCGTCGGTGCCGCCATCGGCTTCTTCGGCGACGGCTACGAGCGGGCCATGTCCATGGTCGAGGCCGGCGTCGACATCCTCGTGGTGGACACCGCCAACGGCCACAGTGCGGGCGTGCTGGAAATGATTGCCCGCCTCAAGAAGGACCCGGCTGCCGCGCACGTGGACATCATCGGCGGACAGGCAGCCACCCGCGAAGGCGCCCAGGCCCTGATCGACGCCGGTGCCGACGCCGTCAAGGTAGGCGTGGGGCCGGGTTCCATCTGCACCACCCGCGTAGTTGCCGGAGTGGGCGTCCCGCAGATCACCGCCATCTACGAAGCTTCCAAGGCAGCCATCCCGGCGGGCGTCCCGCTGATCGCCGACGGCGGCCTGCAGTACTCGGGCGACATCGGCAAGGCCATCGTGGCCGGCGCCGACACCGTAATGCTTGGCGGCCTGCTGGCAGGCTCCGCGGAAAGCCCGGGCGACCTGGTCTTCGTCAACGGCAAGCAGTTCAAGTCCTACCGCGGCATGGGGTCGCTCGGGGCCATGCAGTCCCGGGGCAAGAACACCTCCTACTCCAAGGACCGGTACTTCCAGGCCGACGTCCCCAGCGACGAGAAGCTGATTCCGGAAGGCATTGAAGGCCAGGTGCCCTACCGCGGACCGCTTTCCGCCGTGGCGCACCAGCTGGTCGGCGGCCTGCGCCAGACCATGTTCTACACGGGTGCACGCACCATTGAAGAGCTGAAGGCGAAGGGTAAGTTTGTCCGGATCACCCCGGCCGGGCTGAAGGAATCCCACCCGCACGACATCATGATGACGGCCGAGGCACCGAACTACGGACGCCGCTAA
- a CDS encoding ABC transporter permease encodes MTAPAVPAKKPAPASAAAPPERRRFVRSTAALVLGVCVVVLLAAVSLFVGVGDLSLASLLSGDPTTHMLFWVSQLPRTLSIVLAGMALSVAGLIMQLMARNKFVEPSTVGTVESAQLGILAVTVLLPGASMFLKMSTASVFAAAGTALFLLILRRIPLRNTLIVPLVGIMLGGVISAVTTFFAYRTDLLQTLNSWMIGDFSGVLRGRYELLWIVGALTLIGYLAADRFTVAGMGQDFTTNLGLNYNRVMALGLVIVSLISAVVVVSVGSIPFLGLIVPNLVSLLIGDNVRRAVPWVAVFGAGFVLLCDIIGRTIRYPYEIPVGVVVSAVGSVIFLYLLLRKRGSHA; translated from the coding sequence ATGACTGCCCCCGCCGTGCCGGCAAAGAAACCGGCCCCCGCGTCCGCCGCCGCTCCCCCGGAACGGCGGCGCTTTGTGCGTTCAACCGCCGCACTGGTCCTAGGGGTCTGCGTTGTGGTGCTGCTGGCGGCCGTCAGCCTTTTCGTCGGCGTCGGTGACCTTTCGCTCGCCTCGCTGCTGTCCGGGGATCCCACCACGCACATGCTGTTCTGGGTCAGCCAGCTCCCCCGCACGCTGAGTATTGTCCTGGCGGGCATGGCCCTGAGCGTGGCCGGGCTGATCATGCAGCTGATGGCCCGGAACAAGTTCGTGGAACCCTCCACCGTCGGCACGGTGGAGTCGGCCCAGCTGGGGATCCTGGCGGTGACCGTGCTGCTGCCGGGCGCCTCCATGTTCCTGAAGATGTCCACGGCTTCGGTCTTCGCCGCTGCAGGAACCGCACTCTTCCTGCTCATCCTGCGCCGGATCCCGCTGCGCAACACCCTGATCGTTCCCCTGGTGGGCATCATGCTCGGCGGCGTGATTTCCGCCGTCACCACTTTCTTCGCCTACCGCACCGACCTCCTCCAGACGCTGAACAGCTGGATGATCGGCGACTTCTCCGGCGTCCTGCGCGGCCGCTACGAACTGCTCTGGATTGTCGGCGCCCTGACCCTGATCGGCTACCTGGCCGCGGACCGTTTCACGGTTGCCGGCATGGGGCAGGACTTCACCACCAACCTCGGCCTGAACTACAACCGGGTCATGGCGCTCGGACTGGTGATCGTCTCGCTCATCAGCGCCGTGGTGGTAGTCAGCGTCGGCTCCATCCCGTTCCTGGGCCTGATCGTGCCCAACCTGGTGTCCCTGCTGATCGGTGACAACGTCCGCCGCGCGGTGCCCTGGGTCGCCGTCTTCGGAGCGGGCTTCGTCCTGCTCTGCGACATCATCGGACGCACCATCCGCTACCCGTATGAAATCCCGGTGGGTGTAGTGGTTTCCGCCGTAGGCAGCGTCATCTTCCTGTACCTCCTCCTACGCAAGCGCGGTTCCCATGCCTGA
- the groL gene encoding chaperonin GroEL (60 kDa chaperone family; promotes refolding of misfolded polypeptides especially under stressful conditions; forms two stacked rings of heptamers to form a barrel-shaped 14mer; ends can be capped by GroES; misfolded proteins enter the barrel where they are refolded when GroES binds), protein MAKQLEFNDSARRSLEAGVDKLANTVKVTLGPRGRNVVLAKTWGAPTITNDGVTIAREIELDDPYENLGAQLAKEVATKTNDVAGDGTTTATVLAQALVKEGLRNVAAGAAPGQLKRGIEVSVDAVAKRLLENAKEVEGNQVAHVAAISAQSTEIGELLAQAFDTVGKDGVITIEESSSTQTELAITEGMQFDKGYLSPYFVTDPERQEAVLEDALILINSGKISSVAEFLPLLEKALQTSKPLFIIAEDVDGEALSTLVVNKIRGTLNVVAVKAPGFGDRRKAMMQDIATLTGAQVVSPDLGLKLDQVGLEVLGSARRITVTKDNTTIVDGTGSEADVADRVAQIRAEIERTDSDWDREKLQERLAKLSGGIGVIRVGAATEVELKEKKHRIEDAVSSTRAALEEGIVAGGGSALVHAARALDTDPEVTKLQGDAATAVGLVRRALAQPLRWIAENAGSEGMVVVAKVGELEVNHGFNAATGEYEDLIAAGIIDPVKVTRSALRNAASIASLVLTTEALVVEKPAEEDNDHGHQH, encoded by the coding sequence ATGGCAAAGCAGTTGGAGTTCAATGACTCCGCCCGTCGCTCGCTCGAAGCAGGCGTCGATAAGCTCGCCAACACGGTCAAGGTGACCCTCGGCCCGCGCGGCCGCAACGTCGTCCTGGCCAAGACCTGGGGCGCTCCCACCATCACCAACGACGGCGTCACGATTGCCCGCGAAATTGAGCTGGACGACCCGTACGAGAACCTCGGTGCACAGCTGGCCAAGGAAGTAGCCACCAAGACCAACGATGTTGCCGGCGACGGCACCACCACGGCCACCGTGCTGGCACAGGCCCTGGTCAAGGAAGGCCTGCGCAACGTTGCCGCCGGTGCTGCCCCCGGGCAGCTCAAGCGCGGCATCGAGGTGTCCGTTGACGCGGTAGCCAAGCGCCTGCTGGAGAACGCCAAGGAAGTTGAAGGCAACCAGGTTGCCCACGTTGCGGCAATCTCCGCGCAGAGCACCGAGATCGGCGAGCTGCTGGCCCAGGCCTTCGACACCGTCGGCAAGGACGGCGTCATCACGATCGAGGAGTCCTCCTCGACGCAGACCGAGCTGGCCATCACCGAGGGCATGCAGTTCGACAAGGGCTACCTCTCGCCGTACTTCGTGACCGACCCGGAGCGCCAGGAAGCCGTCCTCGAAGACGCGCTGATCCTGATCAACTCCGGCAAGATCTCCTCCGTCGCCGAGTTCCTGCCGCTGCTGGAAAAGGCTCTGCAGACCTCCAAGCCGCTGTTCATCATCGCCGAAGACGTAGACGGGGAAGCCCTGTCCACCCTGGTGGTCAACAAGATCCGCGGCACCCTGAACGTCGTCGCCGTCAAGGCTCCGGGCTTCGGTGACCGCCGCAAGGCAATGATGCAGGACATCGCGACCCTCACCGGCGCCCAGGTGGTCAGCCCCGACCTCGGCCTGAAGCTGGACCAGGTTGGCCTTGAGGTGCTGGGCTCCGCCCGCCGCATCACGGTCACCAAGGACAACACCACGATTGTTGACGGCACCGGCTCCGAAGCCGACGTCGCCGACCGCGTGGCACAGATCCGTGCCGAGATCGAGCGCACCGATTCGGACTGGGACCGCGAGAAGCTGCAGGAACGCCTCGCCAAGCTGTCCGGCGGCATCGGCGTCATCCGCGTTGGTGCAGCCACCGAGGTGGAGCTGAAGGAAAAGAAGCACCGTATCGAAGATGCCGTTTCCTCCACCCGTGCCGCACTCGAAGAGGGCATTGTGGCCGGCGGCGGTTCCGCGCTGGTCCACGCTGCCCGCGCACTGGACACCGATCCGGAGGTGACGAAGCTGCAGGGCGACGCCGCCACCGCCGTCGGCCTGGTCCGCCGTGCACTGGCACAGCCGCTGCGCTGGATCGCCGAGAATGCCGGTTCCGAAGGTATGGTCGTCGTTGCCAAGGTTGGTGAGCTGGAAGTCAACCACGGCTTCAACGCCGCCACCGGCGAGTACGAAGACCTCATTGCCGCCGGCATCATCGACCCGGTCAAGGTCACCCGCTCGGCCCTGCGCAACGCCGCCTCGATCGCTTCGCTGGTGCTCACCACCGAAGCCCTCGTGGTGGAGAAGCCGGCCGAAGAGGACAACGACCACGGTCACCAGCACTAA
- a CDS encoding ABC transporter ATP-binding protein — MITVNGVTKRYSSAVVVDGVSCEIKEGGITSIIGPNGAGKSTLLSMISRLLPMDSGTVAVDGLDVVSTPGRDLARKMAILRQDNQLTVRLTVRDLVGFGRYPHNGGRPGPEDKAHIEQAMAYLDLTALADRFVDELSGGQRQRAFIAMVLAQDTDYLLLDEPLNNLDMKHSVEMMRLLRRLTDDFGKTVVLVIHDINFASCYSDDIIAMCDGRLIHQGPPSAIMRPDVLKDIYEIDIRIEEIDGNRIGVYFA, encoded by the coding sequence ATGATCACCGTCAACGGCGTCACCAAGCGCTACTCCTCCGCCGTCGTCGTGGACGGGGTGAGCTGCGAGATCAAGGAAGGCGGCATCACCTCGATCATCGGGCCCAACGGTGCGGGCAAATCCACGCTGCTCTCCATGATCAGCCGCCTGCTGCCCATGGATTCCGGCACGGTTGCCGTGGACGGGCTCGACGTCGTTTCCACCCCCGGCCGGGACCTCGCCCGGAAAATGGCGATCCTGCGCCAGGACAACCAGCTCACCGTCCGCCTGACCGTTCGGGACCTGGTGGGGTTCGGCCGCTACCCGCACAACGGCGGCCGGCCGGGACCCGAAGACAAGGCCCACATCGAGCAGGCAATGGCGTACCTGGACCTGACGGCGTTGGCGGACCGGTTTGTGGACGAGCTCTCCGGCGGACAGCGCCAGCGGGCGTTCATTGCCATGGTGCTGGCGCAGGATACGGACTATCTGCTCCTGGACGAGCCGCTGAACAACCTGGACATGAAGCACTCCGTGGAAATGATGCGGCTGCTGCGCCGGCTCACGGACGACTTCGGGAAGACCGTGGTGCTGGTCATCCACGACATCAACTTCGCCTCCTGCTACTCCGACGACATCATTGCCATGTGCGACGGCCGGCTGATCCACCAGGGGCCGCCGTCGGCCATCATGCGGCCGGACGTGTTGAAGGATATCTACGAGATCGATATCCGGATCGAGGAGATCGACGGAAACCGGATCGGCGTCTATTTCGCCTAG
- a CDS encoding iron chelate uptake ABC transporter family permease subunit yields the protein MPDPSTSALPAALTEHRRRPVRTVPARFWIITLGLVAAALVAVFMTIELRGNLGYALPRRAIKVGSMILVAYAVGVSTVLFQTVTANRILTPSIMGFDALYVLIQTVLVFALGGGALLSLGAPIRFSLEVLLMVGFSFLLYRWLFTGGGKSLHLMLLVGIVFGTMFRGFSSLLQRLIDPSEFIILQDLFFASFNNVDAALLGYSAAAVALVSAVAWRMRHSFDVLALGRETAVNLGVDHKRAVTATLIICSVLVAVSTALVGPVTFFGLLIASLAYQLCAKFRHASVLPIAVLLGIIALVGGQLVLERIFDFDTALSIVIEFVGGIVFLILLLRGNVK from the coding sequence ATGCCTGATCCATCCACCAGCGCACTGCCCGCAGCACTTACCGAGCACCGCCGGCGTCCCGTCCGGACCGTTCCAGCCCGCTTCTGGATCATCACCCTGGGCCTGGTCGCGGCGGCACTGGTTGCGGTGTTCATGACCATTGAGCTGCGCGGAAACCTGGGTTACGCACTGCCGCGCCGGGCGATCAAGGTGGGCTCCATGATCCTGGTGGCCTACGCCGTCGGGGTTTCCACCGTCCTGTTCCAGACCGTCACCGCCAACCGGATCCTCACGCCGTCGATCATGGGCTTCGATGCCCTCTACGTGCTGATCCAGACGGTCCTGGTGTTTGCCTTGGGCGGCGGCGCCCTGCTGTCCCTGGGCGCGCCGATCCGCTTCAGCCTCGAGGTGCTGCTGATGGTCGGGTTCTCGTTCCTGCTGTACCGGTGGCTGTTCACCGGCGGCGGGAAATCCCTGCACTTGATGCTGCTGGTCGGAATTGTCTTCGGCACGATGTTCCGCGGCTTCTCCTCGCTGCTGCAGCGGCTGATCGACCCGAGCGAATTCATCATCCTGCAGGACCTGTTCTTTGCCAGCTTCAACAATGTCGACGCCGCCCTGCTGGGCTACTCCGCGGCCGCCGTCGCGCTTGTCAGTGCCGTCGCCTGGCGGATGCGCCACTCCTTCGATGTCCTGGCCCTGGGCCGCGAGACCGCGGTGAACCTGGGAGTGGACCACAAGCGGGCGGTCACCGCCACGCTGATCATCTGCTCGGTGCTCGTCGCGGTGTCCACGGCCCTGGTCGGTCCGGTGACCTTCTTCGGGCTCCTCATTGCGTCCCTGGCCTACCAGCTCTGCGCGAAGTTCCGGCATGCTTCGGTGCTGCCGATTGCCGTTCTGCTGGGAATCATCGCCCTGGTGGGCGGCCAGCTGGTGCTGGAGCGGATCTTCGACTTCGACACCGCGCTGAGCATCGTCATCGAGTTCGTGGGCGGCATCGTGTTCCTCATCCTGCTCCTGAGGGGAAACGTGAAATGA